From Aedes albopictus strain Foshan chromosome 1, AalbF5, whole genome shotgun sequence, one genomic window encodes:
- the LOC109422820 gene encoding uncharacterized protein LOC109422820, with product MSHFIAEIGGFQEHQKDILLQVLNSKRLLIDHVEILEECFEQITQTGSHSYFSAGKLAALGSIPIGFYFLPANTKWLYPISTLIAAYGACCGIKYLNKYRYQRQRKQLEHFVHALEQFEMAVKKNLLFLNESQHLRGVQDSLDKSGFEMGSFVGNCASCCIETVKLIHSAVKRLERECPLTERWNSLYAPIESLEDCELFSEGAVENARSSRAIKDYYNVFAYMQSQFLTRLVLSIACGLSDLDRCNLPELSSKLNDQKSLCLSPLTAILDTNRKRAPRVAVNSLPPELTHLRSLSLSLSAKLYSTVYRYNEIERVLDETVSGLVDNKEVGQLQDLAVSMEAVMNDLSASTEECQRLLITMKKLINKDDNESQLEIDARFTENSEQPLDMPPGADRVYCEQDKPCIKDEFFAVDGTEHDCLAEDDRRSVPTIDDLESINSRIVKRHFKPVLVQLRERIEPIGVEFKQRERQALKDKGIKMVDSDEEASDDEGSLDQVPVKRTVYGSDSEDDQEEDQRNAIKFEKSVQRYDDVRGFLAAKEQINIFGLKPMVSLVDEDVLE from the exons ATGTCACATTTCATTGCGGAAATCGGTGGCTTTCAG GAACACCAAAAGGACATATTGCTGCAAGTTTTAAACTCAAAACGATTACTAATTGATCATGTCGAAATACTAGAAGAGTGCTTTGAGCAAATCACGCAGACTGGATCACATTCATACTTCTCTGCAGGCAAGCTAGCCGCTCTGGGATCGATTCCCATCGGATTTTATTTTCTTCCTGCCAACACTAAATGGCTTTATCCGATTTCCACATTGATTGCCGCTTATGGTGCATGCTGCGGCATAAAATACCTCAACAAATATCGATACCAACGGCAGCGGAAGCAGCTGGAACATTTTGTTCACGCGTTGGAGCAGTTTGAAATGGCTGTGAAGAAAAATCTTCTCTTCCTGAACGAAAGTCAACACCTTCGGGGTGTGCAGGATTCCCTAGATAAATCCGGATTCGAAATGGGTTCGTTCGTTGGCAACTGTGCGAGCTGTTGCATTGAGACCGTCAAGTTGATTCACTCTGCTGTGAAGCGATTGGAGAGGGAATGTCCGCTGACGGAACGGTGGAATAGCTTGTACGCGCCAATTGAGTCACTGGAAGATTGTGAACTGTTCTCCGAGGGCGCCGTTGAGAACGCAAGAAGTTCCCGAGCGATAAAG GACTACTACAACGTATTCGCGTACATGCAATCTCAGTTCCTAACACGGCTCGTCCTTTCCATCGCTTGTGGCCTATCGGACTTAGACCGGTGCAACCTTCCGGAACTAAGTTCAAAGCTGAATGATCAAAAATCGCTATGCTTATCACCACTTACTGCAATACTGGACACTAACCGAAAACGTGCTCCCCGAGTTGCGGTTAATTCGCTTCCACCCGAACTGACTCATCTGCGATCACTGTCGTTGAGTTTGTCCGCCAAGCTTTACAGTACCGTCTATCGGTATAATGAAATCGAAAGGGTTTTAGATGAAACAGTATCGGGTCTGGTGGATAACAAGGAAGTAGGTCAGTTACAAGACCTAGCCGTATCAATGGAAGCCGTCATGAACGATCTCAGTGCTTCCACCGAAGAATGTCAACGACTGTTAATCACAATGAAAAAACTGATCAATAAGGATGACAATGAAAGTCAGCTTGAAATTGATGCTAGATTCACCGAAAACTCAGAGCAACCATTAGATATGCCTCCTGGTGCAGATCGAGTCTATTGCGAGCAGGACAAACCCTGTATCAAAGATGAGTTCTTCGCTGTGGATGGGACCGAACACGATTGTCTGGCAGAAGACGACCGACGATCGGTGCCAACTATCGATGATCTGGAAAGCATCAACTCAAGAATCGTTAAGCGACACTTTAAGCCTGTTTTGGTGCAGCTGCGGGAACGGATCGAACCCATTGGTGTTGAATTTAAACAACGGGAAAGGCAGGCGCTAAAGGACAAGGGAATCAAAATGGTTGACTCGGATGAGGAGGCCAGCGACGATGAAGGCAGCTTGGACCAAGTACCTGTAAAGAGGACGGTTTACGGTAGCGACTCGGAAGACGACCAAGAGGAAGATCAGCGCAATGCAATCAAGTTCGAGAAAAGTGTTCAGCGGTACGATGATGTTCGAGGGTTCCTGGCTGCTAAGGAGCAGATTAATATTTTCGGATTGAAACCTATGGTAAGTTTGGTTGACGAAGATGTGCTTGAATGA